In Edaphobacter paludis, a single window of DNA contains:
- a CDS encoding ribonucleotide-diphosphate reductase subunit beta — MSTKAPSSILDPGLSLTLRPMQYPIFFEMFKDGIKNTWTVEEVDFSTDLVDLRSRLTPAEIHLIQRLVAFFATGDSIVSNNLVLNLYKHINSPEARLYLSRQLYEEAVHVQFYLTLLDNYVPDPDARAAAFAAVENIPSITKKAQFCMRWMDSIQKLDELRTPEEQKQFVLNLICFAGCIEGLFFFAAFAYVYFLRSRGLLNGLAAGTNWVFRDESCHLEFAFEVVNVVRTQHPELFDAALEADVVIMMKDAVECELQFAEDLLSGGVAGLSVREMRQYLEYVADSRVVRLGMKPIFGSKNPFAFMELQDVQELANFFERRVSAYQVAVAGEVAFHDDF, encoded by the coding sequence ATGTCAACGAAAGCACCCAGTTCCATTCTCGATCCCGGCTTGTCACTTACGCTGCGGCCAATGCAGTATCCGATCTTCTTTGAGATGTTCAAGGATGGAATAAAAAATACGTGGACAGTGGAAGAGGTCGACTTTTCGACTGATCTTGTCGACCTGCGTTCGCGACTAACTCCCGCGGAGATTCATCTGATTCAGCGGCTTGTTGCGTTCTTTGCGACGGGAGATTCGATTGTTTCCAACAACCTTGTCCTGAATCTTTACAAGCACATCAACTCACCGGAGGCGCGGCTGTATCTGTCGCGACAACTGTACGAAGAGGCCGTGCATGTTCAGTTTTATCTCACGTTGCTGGACAACTATGTTCCCGACCCGGACGCGCGGGCGGCTGCATTTGCGGCTGTCGAGAACATTCCTTCAATCACGAAGAAGGCGCAGTTCTGCATGCGATGGATGGATTCGATCCAGAAGCTAGACGAGCTGCGCACGCCGGAGGAGCAGAAGCAGTTTGTGCTCAACCTGATATGTTTTGCCGGATGCATCGAAGGCCTGTTCTTCTTTGCGGCGTTTGCTTATGTGTATTTTCTGCGGTCCCGTGGATTGCTCAATGGACTCGCCGCGGGAACGAACTGGGTATTTCGTGATGAGAGCTGTCATCTGGAGTTTGCGTTCGAAGTAGTGAACGTCGTGCGGACTCAGCACCCGGAGCTGTTTGATGCGGCGCTGGAGGCAGACGTGGTGATAATGATGAAGGATGCGGTGGAGTGCGAGTTGCAGTTTGCCGAAGACTTGCTATCCGGCGGCGTTGCGGGTCTGTCGGTGCGCGAGATGCGGCAGTATCTGGAGTATGTGGCGGACTCCCGCGTCGTGCGGTTGGGGATGAAGCCGATCTTCGGTTCGAAGAATCCGTTCGCGTTTATGGAGCTGCAGGACGTGCAGGAGCTGGCAAACTTCTTCGAGCGCCGGGTCTCTGCGTATCAGGTTGCGGTCGCCGGTGAAGTCGCCTTCCACGATGACTTCTAG